The following are from one region of the Vitis riparia cultivar Riparia Gloire de Montpellier isolate 1030 chromosome 14, EGFV_Vit.rip_1.0, whole genome shotgun sequence genome:
- the LOC117930702 gene encoding transcription factor PIF3-like isoform X1 gives MPFSELYRMAKGKPESVQQKTNDLSFGPENDFVELVWEGGQIMMQGQSSRARKSPLSNSFPSHTPKPRDKDTGHGTNSKMGKFGSMDFILNDFPLSVPSAEMGLSQDDDMVPWLNYPIDESLQHDYCSDFLQELSGVTVNELSTHCNFASGEKRNSNNQTIKDSNTISAHNGVSLEQGNASKASAAGVEPSRPRSSQLYPPSSQQCQTLFPSMRSKVSDPISNNTSNAMHHTVSGNSIRFPASTSGFSSTKTQKQDPGQTRNNSGLMNFSHFSRPAALVKANLQNIGAIAGPSSSSKDRIGSKDKQPAASSRNPAESRHVDSSCGLQKDVDSHSEPVMVPASVDLKPVVAKTMEEPLPAEQSPVICQEGACKNEKSSNQVLGARTAKGIPDGEKSIEPAVACSSVCSGNSVERASNDPKHNLKRKCRDTEESECPSEDVEEESVGVRKSAPAKGGTGSKRSRAAEVHNLSERRRRDRINEKMRALQELIPNCNKVDKASMLDEAIEYLKTLQLQVQIMSMGTGLCMPPMMLPTGMQHIHAAHMGHFPPMGVGMGMGMGMGYGMGMLDMNGGSPSCPFIQAPPMQGTHFPGRPISVPPNLHGMVGSNLQVFGLPGQGIPLSMPHAPLIPMSGSPLMKSSMALNDSGAAGSMEVPDSAPASSSKDLIQNVNSQVMQNNDANSSMASSQCQEQSALVQKNDQAPDVSHGEGV, from the exons ATGCCTTTCTCTGAGCTTTATCGAATGGCTAAGGGGAAACCCGAATCAGTGCAACAGAAAACAAATGATCTCTCTTTTGG ACCTGAAAACGATTTTGTTGAGCTAGTATGGGAAGGTGGTCAGATTATGATGCAAGGTCAGTCCAGTAGAGCTAGAAAGAGTCCCTTATCTAACAGTTTTCCATCTCACACCCCTAAGCCTCGTGATAAAGATACTGGACATGGCACCAATTCAAAGATGGGAAAGTTCGGGTCAATGGATTTTATCTTGAATGATTTTCCATTGTCCGTGCCATCTGCTGAAATGGGGTTGAGTCAAGACGATGATATGGTACCTTGGTTGAATTATCCCATCGATGAATCTTTACAACATGATTATTGTTCAGATTTCTTGCAAGAATTATCCGGTGTCACTGTAAACGAGTTATCCACTCATTGCAATTTTGCATCCGGGGAGAAGAGGAATAGTAATAATCAGACAATTAAAGATTCCAATACCATTTCTGCACATAATGGTGTGAGTCTAGAACAAGGGAATGCATCTAAAGCTTCTGCAGCAGGTGTTGAGCCTAGTAGGCCGAGAAGTAGCCAGTTATATCCCCCATCATCCCAGCAGTGTCAAACGCTATTTCCATCTATGAGATCAAAAGTTTCAGATCCCATTAGTAATAACACAAGCAATGCTATGCACCATACAGTTTCTGGCAACTCCATTCGGTTTCCAGCTTCCACAAGTGGTTTTTCGAGCACAAAGACCCAGAAGCAAGATCCAGGACAGACTAGAAATAACTCTGGGTTGATGAACTTCTCCCATTTCTCACGACCTGCGGCTCTTGTCAAAGCTAATCTTCAGAACATTGGTGCTATTGCTGGTCCTAGTTCATCAAGCAAAGATAGGATTGGAAGTAAGGATAAGCAGCCTGCTGCCAGCAGTAGAAATCCTGCTGAATCCAGACATGTTGATTCCAGTTGTGGTTTACAGAAGGATGTGGATTCTCATAGTGAACCTGTTATGGTGCCTGCAAGTGTTGATTTAAAACCGGTGGTGGCTAAAACTATGGAGGAACCACTTCCTGCTGAGCAATCCCCAGTCATTTGCCAAGAAGGTGCCTGCAAGAATGAAAAATCCTCCAACCAAGTTCTTGGTGCAAGAACTGCTAAAGGGATTCCAGATGGTGAAAAGAGTATAGAGCCAGCAGTTGCTTGTTCTTCTGTTTGCTCAGGCAATAGCGTGGAGAGAGCTTCAAATGacccaaaacataatttaaagagaaaatgccGTGACACAGAGGAGTCTGAATGCCCGAGTGAA GATGTTGAAGAAGAATCAGTGGGTGTGAGAAAATCAGCTCCTGCTAAGGGAGGTACAGGTTCTAAGAGAAGTCGAGCAGCAGAAGTGCATAATTTATCCGAAAGG AGGAGAAGGGACAGGATCAACGAGAAGATGCGTGCATTACAAGAACTCATACCCAACTGCAATAAG GTGGACAAAGCATCAATGCTTGATGAAGCCATTGAGTACTTGAAAACCCTTCAACTTCAAGTACAG ATTATGTCAATGGGAACCGGATTGTGCATGCCTCCCATGATGTTACCGACTGGAATGCAGCACATACATGCAGCTCATATGGGTCACTTTCCACCCATGGGTGTTGGAATGGGCATGGGAATGGGGATGGGTTATGGGATGGGCATGCTTGATATGAATGGTGGTTCTCCCAGTTGCCCCTTTATTCAGGCACCTCCAATGCAAGGAACACATTTCCCTGGTCGACCTATTTCGGTCCCTCCTAATTTGCATGGGATGGTGGGATCCAATCTTCAAGTATTTGGGCTTCCTGGTCAAGGAATTCCCTTGTCGATGCCTCATGCACCATTAATTCCTATGTCTGGGAGTCCCCTTATGAAGTCTTCCATGGCACTGAATGACTCTGGGGCAGCAGGCTCTATGGAAGTTCCTGATTCTGCTCCAGCCTCAAGTTCAAAAGATCTGATACAAAATGTGAACTCACAAGTGATGCAAAACAATGATGCCAATAGCTCAATGGCATCAAGTCAG TGTCAGGAGCAGTCTGCTTTGGTGCAAAAAAATGATCAAGCCCCAGATGTTAGTCACGGTGAAGGTGTTTGA
- the LOC117930702 gene encoding transcription factor PIF3-like isoform X2 yields MPFSELYRMAKGKPESVQQKTNDLSFGPENDFVELVWEGGQIMMQDFLQELSGVTVNELSTHCNFASGEKRNSNNQTIKDSNTISAHNGVSLEQGNASKASAAGVEPSRPRSSQLYPPSSQQCQTLFPSMRSKVSDPISNNTSNAMHHTVSGNSIRFPASTSGFSSTKTQKQDPGQTRNNSGLMNFSHFSRPAALVKANLQNIGAIAGPSSSSKDRIGSKDKQPAASSRNPAESRHVDSSCGLQKDVDSHSEPVMVPASVDLKPVVAKTMEEPLPAEQSPVICQEGACKNEKSSNQVLGARTAKGIPDGEKSIEPAVACSSVCSGNSVERASNDPKHNLKRKCRDTEESECPSEDVEEESVGVRKSAPAKGGTGSKRSRAAEVHNLSERRRRDRINEKMRALQELIPNCNKVDKASMLDEAIEYLKTLQLQVQIMSMGTGLCMPPMMLPTGMQHIHAAHMGHFPPMGVGMGMGMGMGYGMGMLDMNGGSPSCPFIQAPPMQGTHFPGRPISVPPNLHGMVGSNLQVFGLPGQGIPLSMPHAPLIPMSGSPLMKSSMALNDSGAAGSMEVPDSAPASSSKDLIQNVNSQVMQNNDANSSMASSQCQEQSALVQKNDQAPDVSHGEGV; encoded by the exons ATGCCTTTCTCTGAGCTTTATCGAATGGCTAAGGGGAAACCCGAATCAGTGCAACAGAAAACAAATGATCTCTCTTTTGG ACCTGAAAACGATTTTGTTGAGCTAGTATGGGAAGGTGGTCAGATTATGATGCAAG ATTTCTTGCAAGAATTATCCGGTGTCACTGTAAACGAGTTATCCACTCATTGCAATTTTGCATCCGGGGAGAAGAGGAATAGTAATAATCAGACAATTAAAGATTCCAATACCATTTCTGCACATAATGGTGTGAGTCTAGAACAAGGGAATGCATCTAAAGCTTCTGCAGCAGGTGTTGAGCCTAGTAGGCCGAGAAGTAGCCAGTTATATCCCCCATCATCCCAGCAGTGTCAAACGCTATTTCCATCTATGAGATCAAAAGTTTCAGATCCCATTAGTAATAACACAAGCAATGCTATGCACCATACAGTTTCTGGCAACTCCATTCGGTTTCCAGCTTCCACAAGTGGTTTTTCGAGCACAAAGACCCAGAAGCAAGATCCAGGACAGACTAGAAATAACTCTGGGTTGATGAACTTCTCCCATTTCTCACGACCTGCGGCTCTTGTCAAAGCTAATCTTCAGAACATTGGTGCTATTGCTGGTCCTAGTTCATCAAGCAAAGATAGGATTGGAAGTAAGGATAAGCAGCCTGCTGCCAGCAGTAGAAATCCTGCTGAATCCAGACATGTTGATTCCAGTTGTGGTTTACAGAAGGATGTGGATTCTCATAGTGAACCTGTTATGGTGCCTGCAAGTGTTGATTTAAAACCGGTGGTGGCTAAAACTATGGAGGAACCACTTCCTGCTGAGCAATCCCCAGTCATTTGCCAAGAAGGTGCCTGCAAGAATGAAAAATCCTCCAACCAAGTTCTTGGTGCAAGAACTGCTAAAGGGATTCCAGATGGTGAAAAGAGTATAGAGCCAGCAGTTGCTTGTTCTTCTGTTTGCTCAGGCAATAGCGTGGAGAGAGCTTCAAATGacccaaaacataatttaaagagaaaatgccGTGACACAGAGGAGTCTGAATGCCCGAGTGAA GATGTTGAAGAAGAATCAGTGGGTGTGAGAAAATCAGCTCCTGCTAAGGGAGGTACAGGTTCTAAGAGAAGTCGAGCAGCAGAAGTGCATAATTTATCCGAAAGG AGGAGAAGGGACAGGATCAACGAGAAGATGCGTGCATTACAAGAACTCATACCCAACTGCAATAAG GTGGACAAAGCATCAATGCTTGATGAAGCCATTGAGTACTTGAAAACCCTTCAACTTCAAGTACAG ATTATGTCAATGGGAACCGGATTGTGCATGCCTCCCATGATGTTACCGACTGGAATGCAGCACATACATGCAGCTCATATGGGTCACTTTCCACCCATGGGTGTTGGAATGGGCATGGGAATGGGGATGGGTTATGGGATGGGCATGCTTGATATGAATGGTGGTTCTCCCAGTTGCCCCTTTATTCAGGCACCTCCAATGCAAGGAACACATTTCCCTGGTCGACCTATTTCGGTCCCTCCTAATTTGCATGGGATGGTGGGATCCAATCTTCAAGTATTTGGGCTTCCTGGTCAAGGAATTCCCTTGTCGATGCCTCATGCACCATTAATTCCTATGTCTGGGAGTCCCCTTATGAAGTCTTCCATGGCACTGAATGACTCTGGGGCAGCAGGCTCTATGGAAGTTCCTGATTCTGCTCCAGCCTCAAGTTCAAAAGATCTGATACAAAATGTGAACTCACAAGTGATGCAAAACAATGATGCCAATAGCTCAATGGCATCAAGTCAG TGTCAGGAGCAGTCTGCTTTGGTGCAAAAAAATGATCAAGCCCCAGATGTTAGTCACGGTGAAGGTGTTTGA
- the LOC117930702 gene encoding transcription factor PHYTOCHROME INTERACTING FACTOR-LIKE 15-like isoform X3 — translation MMQDFLQELSGVTVNELSTHCNFASGEKRNSNNQTIKDSNTISAHNGVSLEQGNASKASAAGVEPSRPRSSQLYPPSSQQCQTLFPSMRSKVSDPISNNTSNAMHHTVSGNSIRFPASTSGFSSTKTQKQDPGQTRNNSGLMNFSHFSRPAALVKANLQNIGAIAGPSSSSKDRIGSKDKQPAASSRNPAESRHVDSSCGLQKDVDSHSEPVMVPASVDLKPVVAKTMEEPLPAEQSPVICQEGACKNEKSSNQVLGARTAKGIPDGEKSIEPAVACSSVCSGNSVERASNDPKHNLKRKCRDTEESECPSEDVEEESVGVRKSAPAKGGTGSKRSRAAEVHNLSERRRRDRINEKMRALQELIPNCNKVDKASMLDEAIEYLKTLQLQVQIMSMGTGLCMPPMMLPTGMQHIHAAHMGHFPPMGVGMGMGMGMGYGMGMLDMNGGSPSCPFIQAPPMQGTHFPGRPISVPPNLHGMVGSNLQVFGLPGQGIPLSMPHAPLIPMSGSPLMKSSMALNDSGAAGSMEVPDSAPASSSKDLIQNVNSQVMQNNDANSSMASSQCQEQSALVQKNDQAPDVSHGEGV, via the exons ATGATGCAAG ATTTCTTGCAAGAATTATCCGGTGTCACTGTAAACGAGTTATCCACTCATTGCAATTTTGCATCCGGGGAGAAGAGGAATAGTAATAATCAGACAATTAAAGATTCCAATACCATTTCTGCACATAATGGTGTGAGTCTAGAACAAGGGAATGCATCTAAAGCTTCTGCAGCAGGTGTTGAGCCTAGTAGGCCGAGAAGTAGCCAGTTATATCCCCCATCATCCCAGCAGTGTCAAACGCTATTTCCATCTATGAGATCAAAAGTTTCAGATCCCATTAGTAATAACACAAGCAATGCTATGCACCATACAGTTTCTGGCAACTCCATTCGGTTTCCAGCTTCCACAAGTGGTTTTTCGAGCACAAAGACCCAGAAGCAAGATCCAGGACAGACTAGAAATAACTCTGGGTTGATGAACTTCTCCCATTTCTCACGACCTGCGGCTCTTGTCAAAGCTAATCTTCAGAACATTGGTGCTATTGCTGGTCCTAGTTCATCAAGCAAAGATAGGATTGGAAGTAAGGATAAGCAGCCTGCTGCCAGCAGTAGAAATCCTGCTGAATCCAGACATGTTGATTCCAGTTGTGGTTTACAGAAGGATGTGGATTCTCATAGTGAACCTGTTATGGTGCCTGCAAGTGTTGATTTAAAACCGGTGGTGGCTAAAACTATGGAGGAACCACTTCCTGCTGAGCAATCCCCAGTCATTTGCCAAGAAGGTGCCTGCAAGAATGAAAAATCCTCCAACCAAGTTCTTGGTGCAAGAACTGCTAAAGGGATTCCAGATGGTGAAAAGAGTATAGAGCCAGCAGTTGCTTGTTCTTCTGTTTGCTCAGGCAATAGCGTGGAGAGAGCTTCAAATGacccaaaacataatttaaagagaaaatgccGTGACACAGAGGAGTCTGAATGCCCGAGTGAA GATGTTGAAGAAGAATCAGTGGGTGTGAGAAAATCAGCTCCTGCTAAGGGAGGTACAGGTTCTAAGAGAAGTCGAGCAGCAGAAGTGCATAATTTATCCGAAAGG AGGAGAAGGGACAGGATCAACGAGAAGATGCGTGCATTACAAGAACTCATACCCAACTGCAATAAG GTGGACAAAGCATCAATGCTTGATGAAGCCATTGAGTACTTGAAAACCCTTCAACTTCAAGTACAG ATTATGTCAATGGGAACCGGATTGTGCATGCCTCCCATGATGTTACCGACTGGAATGCAGCACATACATGCAGCTCATATGGGTCACTTTCCACCCATGGGTGTTGGAATGGGCATGGGAATGGGGATGGGTTATGGGATGGGCATGCTTGATATGAATGGTGGTTCTCCCAGTTGCCCCTTTATTCAGGCACCTCCAATGCAAGGAACACATTTCCCTGGTCGACCTATTTCGGTCCCTCCTAATTTGCATGGGATGGTGGGATCCAATCTTCAAGTATTTGGGCTTCCTGGTCAAGGAATTCCCTTGTCGATGCCTCATGCACCATTAATTCCTATGTCTGGGAGTCCCCTTATGAAGTCTTCCATGGCACTGAATGACTCTGGGGCAGCAGGCTCTATGGAAGTTCCTGATTCTGCTCCAGCCTCAAGTTCAAAAGATCTGATACAAAATGTGAACTCACAAGTGATGCAAAACAATGATGCCAATAGCTCAATGGCATCAAGTCAG TGTCAGGAGCAGTCTGCTTTGGTGCAAAAAAATGATCAAGCCCCAGATGTTAGTCACGGTGAAGGTGTTTGA
- the LOC117930786 gene encoding retinitis pigmentosa 1-like 1 protein has protein sequence MATETVISDHTAINEVEKKVNEEVKTVPPELVSPSNETEEEKPKAEASPSPEAPSKSEEKEEVEPSSIIREIEKTGESPVVDEEVKPVEQETLSSVKEIEEEKSMVEEEKALEQETISPSKETEEEKPKAAESQSLEVTLPEAEEKMEDKRIEPSPVIKEVEKSGDAQVSDEEVKPVEQETIYPSKEPKAGELRSPEAPSSKSEEKMVDEQTEPSLEIKEVEKIGDALSGEDIKTVEQETLSPSKETEEEKLKAEEVKKVEQEKISPSQETEEEKPKDAESQSPEAPSSKPEEKMVDVQTETSSIIKEVEKTDDTPVLDVPVEDNSTEAKESFPDAPEPVVQPAVESVEEQPPEKPAVESIEKQPDEKRKIVDSAESSIEAIKETEEPVEVFPVKESEAVVKEREDSESGSIKVEKQEPAVPEVEEKPQEEPEATEKVNTESDIEHKESAEIEIVKDKETLADKVEDTIVLKEEETKKDQEPFPSATADQLVLINQEAQADPKGDGWETSLPRVSEKEVKELEKIKEDEANYVKTENENEEHVSTKELTQPEILKVEEVSNSISNAEVTEKLLEGKNANTEEDNKDNVIISTQPESKTIEDASSSLAATEVTEKLFEGENTSRDVELFSENKKEELTSVETDKDGELEGKLDEVTTADIVKPTTEPPETELEVKGESRETELELKEEETAKASKEVNEAAKSDVPLESAKDGVDEKTTQDLPKQEVSAKRAQKQSNNIISKVKQSLVKAKKAITGKSSRSTQRDIKISSV, from the exons ATGGCTACTGAGACTGTTATATCAGATCATACTGCTATTAATGAG GTAGAGAAGAAGGTGAATGAGGAAGTAAAAACAGTTCCACCAGAGCTAGTTTCTCCATCCAATGaaactgaagaagaaaaacccaaaGCTGAGGCATCTCCGAGTCCAGAAGCTCCATCTAAATCAGAAGAAAAGGAGGAGGTTGAGCCTTCTTCTATAATCAGAGAGATTGAGAAGACTGGTGAAAGTCCTGTTGTGGATGAAGAAGTAAAACCGGTTGAACAAGAGACACTTTCTTCAGTGAAggaaattgaagaagaaaaatctaTGGTTGAGGAAGAAAAGGCACTTGAACAGGAGACAATTTCTCCATCCAAGGaaactgaagaagaaaaaccaaaggcTGCAGAATCACAAAGTCTAGAAGTTACTTTGCCTGAAGCAGAAGAAAAGATGGAGGATAAGCGGATTGAGCCTTCTCCAGTAATCAAAGAGGTTGAGAAGTCTGGTGATGCTCAGGTTTCAGATGAAGAAGTAAAACCAGTTGAACAAGAGACAATTTATCCATCCAAAGAACCAAAGGCTGGGGAATTGAGAAGTCCTGAAGCTCCTTCATCTAAATCGGAAGAAAAAATGGTGGATGAGCAGACTGAGCCTTCTCTAGAAATCAAAGAAGTTGAGAAGATCGGTGATGCTCTTTCAGGAGAAGACATAAAAACTGTAGAACAAGAGACACTTTCTCCATCCAAGGAAactgaagaagaaaaattgaaggctGAGGAAGTAAAAAAAGTTGAACAGGAGAAAATTTCACCATCCCAGGaaactgaagaagaaaaaccaaaggaTGCAGAATCGCAAAGTCCAGAAGCTCCTTCATCTAAACCAGAAGAAAAGATGGTGGATGTGCAGACTGAGACTTCTTCCATAATCAAAGAGGTTGAGAAGACTGATGACACTCCTGTTTTGGATGTTCCAGTTGAAGATAATTCCACAGAAGCAAAAGAATCCTTTCCTGATGCTCCAGAGCCAGTAGTCCAACCAGCAGTTGAGTCAGTTGAAGAACAACCACCAGAGAAACCAGCAGTGGAATCTATTGAGAAACAGCcagatgagaaaagaaagattgtTGACAGTGCTGAATCATCAATTGAAGCCATTAAGGAAACAGAGGAGCCAGTGGAAGTTTTTCCTGTCAAAGAATCAGAAGCAGTAGTCAAAGAAAGAGAGGATTCAGAGAGTGGGTccataaaagtagaaaaacaagaACCGGCAGTTCCTGAAGTGGAGGAAAAGCCACAAGAAGAACCTGAAGCTACTGAAAAAGTCAACACAGAATCTGATATTGAGCATAAAGAAAGCGCTGAAATTGAAATAGTCAAAGATAAAGAGACTTTGGCTGATAAGGTTGAGGATACCATAGTCTTGAAAGAGGAGGAAACCAAGAAAGATCAGGAGCCTTTTCCATCTGCAACTGCAGACCAACTTGTTCTAATTAATCAGGAAGCTCAAGCTGATCCAAAAGGAGATGGATGGGAAACCTCTCTTCCTCGTGTTTCAGAAAAGGAAGTCAAGGAGTTGGAAAAGATTAAAGAGGATGAAGCAAACTATGTGAAAactgaaaatgagaatgaagaGCATGTGAGTACCAAGGAGTTGACCCAGCCAGAAATACTGAAAGTTGAGGAAGTGAGCAATTCCATTTCTAACGCTGAGGTTACTGAAAAATTGTTGGAAGGGAAGAACGCGAACACTGAAGAAGATAACAAAGATAATGTGATTATATCAACCCAGCCAGAATCAAAGACAATCGAGGATGCTAGTAGTTCCCTTGCTGCTACTGAGGTTACTGAAAAATTGTTTGAGGGAGAGAATACTAGCAGAGATGTTGAGCTGTTTTctgaaaacaagaaagaagagCTGACATCAGTGGAAACTGACAAAGATGGGGAGTTGGAAGGAAAACTGGATGAAGTCACTACTGCTGATATTGTTAAGCCAACTACAGAGCCCCCAGAGACTGAATTGGAAGTGAAAGGAGAGTCCCGGGAGACTGAATTAGAACTGAAAGAAGAGGAAACTGCAAAAGCCAGTAAAGAAGTTAATGAGGCTGCAAAATCCGATGTTCCACTGGAGTCTGCCAAGGATGGGGTCGATGAAAAAACTACCCAGGACCTGCCAAAGCAAGAAGTTTCAGCCAAGCGAGCTCAAAAGCAATcaaataacataatatcaaaGGTGAAACAGTCTCTTGTGAAGGCGAAGAAAGCTATAACTGGAAAATCTTCAAGATCAACCCAGCGTGATATCAAAATCAGTAGCGTTTGA
- the LOC117929759 gene encoding transcription factor MYB61-like, which translates to MGRHSCCYKQKLRKGLWSPEEDEKLLMHITKYGHGCWSSVPKLAGLQRCGKSCRLRWINYLRPDLKRGAFSQQEESLIIELHAVLGNRWSQIAAQLPGRTDNEIKNLWNSCIKKKLRQKGIDPNTHKPLVEAENGQDKLPNSDKSNEKANELNLVEAENLKPLSTAAEQYPVEVSPSSKINSSSNGNNLTPPQPTQEFFLDRFVTSHESSTTSCRPSGLVGHFSFQQLNYGPNIGLSVNPNATLSFNPNSRSPEIISEFSSSMTPTILPSMLSTILPTPTRIKPSISLPSSNPSIGSFDVNGVQNWEVGTFSNNASSSNGSRNSIELQSNSAFFENNFFSLGLADCGKSDKENQIHMLEGDPEDIKWSEYLHTPFLLGTTLQNQSPQPIYSETKPGIHFTTDGSSTGWHQNQQEQPIQASADIYTKDLQRLGVAFGQIC; encoded by the exons ATGGGGAGGCACTCTTGCTGCTACAAGCAGAAGCTGAGGAAAGGCCTGTGGTCTCCCGAGGAAGATGAGAAACTTCTGATGCATATTACCAAGTATGGACATGGGTGTTGGAGCTCCGTCCCTAAACTGGCAG GTTTGCAGAGGTGTGGGAAGAGCTGCAGGCTAAGATGGATTAACTACCTGAGGCCTGATTTGAAGAGGGGAGCATTCTCACAACAGGAAGAGAGCCTGATAATTGAACTCCATGCAGTTCTAGGCAACAG ATGGTCGCAGATTGCAGCTCAATTACCGGGAAGAACggataatgaaataaaaaatttgtggaaCTCCTGCATTAAGAAGAAGCTTAGACAAAAAGGCATCGACCCCAACACTCACAAACCGCTTGTGGAGGCTGAGAACGGACAAGACAAGCTGCCTAATTCCGATAAAAGCAATGAAAAAGCCAATGAACTGAACCTTGTTGAGGCCGAGAATTTAAAGCCACTTTCAACTGCTGCGGAGCAGTATCCAGTTGAAGTTTCTCCCAGTTCCAAGATCAACAGCAGCAGCAATGGAAACAATTTGACACCACCCCAACCCACCCAGGAATTCTTCCTAGATAGATTCGTTACCTCCCATGAAAGCTCCACCACCAGCTGCAGGCCTTCTGGCTTGGTGGGGCATTTCTCTTTTCAGCAGTTGAATTATGGGCCCAATATTGGGCTCTCAGTGAACCCTAATGCCACTCTCTCCTTCAATCCAAACTCCAGGTCTCCTGAGATCATTTCTGAATTCAGTTCTAGTATGACACCCACCATTCTCCCATCCATGTTGAGCACAATTCTCCCCACCCCAACAAGAATTAAGCCTTCCATTAGTCTTCCCTCCAGTAATCCTTCAATAGGCTCTTTTGATGTGAACGGAGTCCAGAACTGGGAAGTCGGCACCTTCAGTAATAATGCCAGCAGCAGCAATGGGAGCAGGAACAGTATTGAACTGCAAAGTAATAGTGCTTTCTTTGAGAACAACTTCTTCTCATTGGGACTGGCAGATTGCGGAAAATCTGATAAAGAAAACCAAATCCATATGTTGGAAGGTGATCCTGAAGACATCAAATGGTCTGAGTATCTCCATACCCCATTTCTATTGGGAACCACACTACAGAACCAAAGCCCTCAACCTATCTATAGTGAGACTAAGCCAGGAATACATTTCACAACAGATGGGTCAAGTACTGGCTGGCATCAGAACCAGCAGGAACAACCCATACAAGCTTCAGCTGACATATATACCAAGGATCTCCAGAGACTTGGTGTGGCTTTTGGACAGATTTGTTAA